In the Profundibacter amoris genome, GCCGAGGATCCGTCCTTCCGTGTGGAAACCGATTTTGAATCGGGTCAGACGATCATGAAGGGTATGGGCGAACTTCACCTTGATATTCTGGTGGATCGTCTGAAGCGCGAATTCAAGGTTGAAGCCAACATCGGCGCGCCACAGGTGGCATATCGCGAAACCATCAGCCACGAAGTTGAGCACAGCTACACCCACAAGAAGCAGTCGGGTGGTTCTGGTCAGTTCGCCGAAGTGAAAATGATCATTTCGCCGACAGAGCCGAGCGAAGGCTATAGCTTTGAAAGCCGCATTGTTGGCGGTTCGATCCCCAAGGAATATATCCCGGGCGTCGAAAAAGGCATCCAGTCTGTTATGGATAGCGGTCCGCTGGCTGGCTTCCCGGTAATCGACTTCAAGGTTGCCCTGATCGACGGCAAGTTCCACGATGTTGACTCCTCGGTTCTGGCCTTTGAAATCGCTGGCCGTATGTGCATGCGTGAAGGCCTGAAACGAGCCGGCGCGAAGATGCTCGAGCCGATCATGAAAGTCGAAGTGATCACACCGGAAGAATACACCGGTAACATCATCGGCGATCTGACATCGCGCCGTGGTCAGGTCCAGGGGCAGGATACACGCGGCAACGCGATTGCGATCGACGCCTTTGTGCCTCTGGCCAACATGTTCGGTTACATCAACACCCTGCGGTCCATGTCTTCGGGCCGTGCGAACTTCTCGATGCAGTTCGACCATTATGACCCTGTTCCGCAGAATATCTCGGAAGAAATCCAAGCGAAATACGCGTAGGCGCGGTGGCGCATCGCATAAAGTGTAAAGAAGGAGGCCACCATGGCTAAGGAAAAGTTTGAACGTACGAAACCGCACGTTAACATCGGCACAATCGGCCACGTTGACCACGGCAAGACCACATTGACGGCAGCGATCACCAAATATTTTGGTGATTTCAAAGGCTACGACGAAATTGACGGCGCGCCGGAAGAAAAGGCACGCGGGATCACCATTTCGACTGCCCACGTTGAATATGAAACCGAGACACGCCACTATGCGCACGTCGACTGTCCCGGCCACGCCGACTATGTGAAGAACATGATCACCGGTGCGGCGCAGATGGATGGTGCCATTCTGGTTGTGAACGCAGCTGACGGCCCGATGCCCCAGACCCGCGAGCACATCCTGCTGGGCCGTCAGGTTGGCATCCCCTACATGGTTGTCTACATGAACAAGGTCGATCAGGTCGACGACGAAGAGCTGCTGGAACTGGTTGAAATGGAGATCCGCGAACTGCTGTCCTCCTATGACTACCCCGGCGACGACATCCCTGTGATCCCGGGTTCGGCTCTGGCCGCTCTGGAAGGGCGCGATCCTGAAATCGGCGAAGAATCCATCAAGAAACTGATGGCGGCGATTGACGAATATATCCCGACACCTGAACGCGCTGTTGACCAGCCGTTCCTGATGCCGATCGAGGATGTGTTCTCGATTTCCGGTCGCGGGACTGTTGTGACCGGCCGTATCGAGCGTGGCGTGATTAACGTTGGCGACGAAATCGAAATCGTCGGCATCCGCGACACAAGCAAGACAACTTGTACCGGTGTTGAAATGTTCCGCAAGCTGCTGGACCGTGGCGAAGCGGGCGACAACGTGGGTGTTCTGCTGCGCGGGATCGACCGTGACGGTGTCGAGCGTGGCCAGATCCTGTGTAAGCCGGGTTCGGTTACACCGCACACCAAGTTCGAGGCCGAAGCCTATATCCTGACCAAGGACGAGGGTGGCCGTCACACGCCGTTCTTCGCGAACTACCGTCCGCAGTTCTACTTCCGCACCACGGACGTAACCGGCACGGTAACGCTGCCCGAGGGCACAGAAATGGTTATGCCCGGCGACAACCTGAAGTTCGAAGTTGAACTGATTGCGCCGATCGCCATGGAAGACGGCCTGCGCTTCGCGATCCGCGAAGGCGGCCGCACTGTGGGCGCCGGCGTTGTGTCCAAAATCATCGAGTAATCCAACGATACGGGTTCGACGAGGGTCACCGGATGAGCCGGTGATCCTCCTATCAACTTATGAGCCGCGAAAGGCTAATTAAATGCAAAGCCAGACTATTCGCATTCGGCTAAAAGCGTTTGACTATCGTGTACTGGACGCCAGCACACAAGAGATCGTCAACACCGCGAAACGGACAGGCGCCACAGTGCGCGGCCCGATTCCGATGCCGAACAAGATCGAAAAATTCACCGTTCTGCGTGGTCCCCACGTAGACAAGAAATCCCGTGAGCAATTCGAGATCCGCACGCACAAGCGCCTGTTGGATATCGTTGACCCGACACCTCAAACCGTTGACGCGCTGATGAAGCTCGATCTGGCGGCCGGTGTTGACGTCGAGATCAAGGTTTAAGGAGGGCTGAAACAGATGCGCTCTGGTGTAATCGCAAAAAAGATGGGCATGACCCGTCTTTTCATGGAGGACGGGAAACAGATTCCTGTGACCGTTCTTCTTCTCGACAACTTGCAGGTTGTTTCCAACCGCACAGTTGAAAAAGATGGCTATACAGCTGTTCAACTGGGGGCCGGCACGGCAAAAGCAAAACGCACATCCAAAGCGATGCGCGGCCATTTTGCAGCTGCCAAAGTGGCGCCCAAGCGTAAGATCGCCGAATTCCGGGTATCCGAGGATAACCTGATCGGTGTTGGCGAGGAAATTTCCGCCGACCATTACGTTGAAGGGCAAAAAGTCGATGTATCCGGTACATCGATCGGTAAAGGCTTTGCCGGTGCTATGAAGCGTCACAACTTTGGGGGCCTGCGCGCCACTCACGGTGTGTCGATCAGCCACCGTTCGCATGGTTCGACCGGTCAGTGTCAGGATCCTGGCAAGGTGTTCAAAGGCAAGAAAATGGCTGGTCACATGGGTGCTGCCCGTGTAACCACACAGAACCTTGAAGTTGTTCGCACAGACGCCGACCGTGGCCTGATCATGGTCAAAGGCGCCGTTCCGGGCTCCAAAGGTGGCTGGGTCACGATCAAAGACGCCGTCAAAAAGAAACTGCCCGAGGGTGTACCTTTTCCGGCAGCGCTGAAATCAGCCGCTGTTGCCGAGGCACCTGCTGAAGAGCAAGCCGAGGGGAGTTCTGAAGAATGAAACTTGACGTAATCAAACTTGATGGCAAAAAGTCCGGTTCTGTTGATCTTGGAGACGAGATTTTCGGCCTGGAACCACGTGCCGACATTTTGCACCGTGTGGTGCGCTGGCAGCGTAACAACGCACAAGCCGGCACTCACAAGGTGAAAACACGGTCTGAAGTAAGCTACTCGACCAAGAAGATCTATCGCCAAAAAGGCACCGGTGGCGCACGCCACGGCGCTCGCTCGGCACCGATCTTCCGCGGTGGTGGTGTTTACAAAGGTCCGACCCCGCGCAGCCACGGCCACGAGCTTACGAAGAAATTCCGCAAGCTGGGTCTGCGTCACGCACTGTCTGCCAAGGCGACAGCGGGTGAACTGGTTGTGATCGACACGGCTGATCTGAAGGATGCAAAAACTTCGGTTCTGGCCAAAGCGATCAAGGAACTGGGTTGGAAGCGCGCGCTGGTGATTGATGGTGCCGAAGTAAGTGAAAACTTTGCCAAGGCAGCACGTAACATCGAAGGTCTGGATATCCTGCCTTCGCAAGGCGCAAATGTTTATGACATCCTGAAGCGGGACACCCTGGTGTTGACCAAAGCAGGTGTCGAAGCACTGGAGGCTCGACTGAAATGAGCGCGAAGGCAGAACATTACGATGTGATCCGCAAGCCGATCATCACAGAAAAAGCGACTATGGCGTCCGAGAATAACGCTGTTGTTTTTGAGGTGGCGATCGATGCCAACAAACCGCAAATCAAAGAGGCTGTTGAAGCCTTGTTTGGTGTCAAGGTGAAGGCCGTGAATACGTCCATCACCAAAGGCAAAGTCAAGCGGTTCCGTGGGCAGTTGGGCACACGTAAAGACATCAAAAAGGCTTATGTGACTCTTGAAGAGGGAAACACTATCGACGTCTCAACAGGCCTCTGATAGTAAGCACCGAATCCAGCTTAGCCCCGACTCGCTCGGGGCTAAGTCTATTTGTAACCGAGGCCAAGGTTTTCCTATGAAAATCAAGGTCTCAAAGCTAACGGAAGACAGAAAGCATGGCACTAAAGTCGTATAAACCGACGACGCCAGGCCAACGCGGGTTGGTTCTGATCGACCGTTCGGAGCTTTGGAAAGGACGCCCCGTCAAGGCCCTCACCGAGGGTTTGACGAAAAAAGGCGGCCGGAACAATACCGGACGGATCACTATGCGTCGCAAGGGTGGGGGCGCAAAGCGTCTGTACCGGATTGTTGATTTCAAACGTAACAAAATGGATGTTGCCGCAACGGTTGAACGGATCGAATATGACCCGAACCGCACAGCATTCATCGCGCTGGTCAAATATGAAGACGGCGAGCAGGCCTATATCCTGGCCCCTCAGCGTCTGGCAGTTGGCGACCAGGTGATTGCTTCGGCCAAGGCCGACGTAAAGCCCGGCAACGCAATGCCCTTTTCCGGCATGCCCATTGGCACAATCATCCACAACATCGAGCTGAAGCCAGGCAAAGGCGGTCAAATCGCCCGTGCTGCCGGTACATATGCCCAATTTGTTGGCCGTGATGGTGGCTACGCACAGATCCGCCTGTCTTCGGGCGAGTTGCGCATGGTGCGTCAGGAATGTATGGCCACCGTTGGTGCCGTAAGCAACCCCGACAATTCCAACCAGAACTTTGGTAAGGCTGGCCGGAACCGTCACAAGGGCATCCGTCCCTCTGTTCGCGGTGTTGTCATGAACCCTGTTGATCACCCCCACGGTGGTGGTGAAGGCCGTACATCGGGTGGTCGCCATCCTGTATCGCCTTGGGGCAAGCCCACCAAAGGTGCGCGGACCCGCAACAAGAAAAAAGCGTCGAGCAGCCTGATTATCCGGTCGCGTCACGCTAAGAAGAAGGGGCGTTAAATATGGCACGTTCTGTATGGAAAGGCCCGTTTGTCGACTCTTATGTGCTGAAGAAAGCCGAAGCGTCGAAAGAATCCGGTCGCAACGAAGTTATCAAGATCTGGTCGCGCCGCTCGACGATTCTGCCCCAGTTTGTGGGTTTGACGTTTGGCGTTTACAACGGCCGTAAACACATCCCCGTCAACGTCAGCGAAGACATGATTGGTCAGAAGTTCGGTGAATATGCGCCGACACGGACCTATTATGGCCACGCCGCCGACAAAAAAGCGAAGCGGAAATAAGTCATGGGTAAGCAAAAAAACGCACGCCGCGTGGCAGACAACGAAGCAATGGCCAAAGTCCGTATGCTTCGTACAAGCCCGCAGAAACTGAATTTGGTCGCACAAATGATCCGCGGCAAGAAAGTGGACAAGGCCCTGTCGGACCTGACATTTTCCAAAAAGCGGATTTCGGACGATGTGAAGAAATGTCTTCAGTCGGCTATCGCGAACGCAGAAAACAACCACAACCTGGACGTTGACGAACTGATCGTTGCCGAAGCCTGGGTTGGTAAAAACCTGACCATGAAGCGCGGTCGCCCTCGGGCGCGTGGCCGGTTCGGCAAAATCATCAAGCCATTTGCCGAGCTGACTATTCTGGTTCGCCAAGTTGAGGAGCAAGCATAATGGGTCAGAAGGTTAATCCAATTGGCATGCGCCTGCAGATCAACCGCACTTGGGACAGCCGCTGGTATGCGGAATCCAAGGATTTTGGTAATCTTCTTCTGGAAGACATCAAAATGCGCGAGTTCATCAAAGAAGATTGCAAGCAGGCTGGTATCAGCCGTGTAATCATCGAGCGTCCGCACAAGAAATGCCGCGTTACGGTTCACACAGCACGGCCCGGCGTCATCATCGGCAAGAAAGGCGCAGACATCGAAACCCTGCGCAAAAAACTGGCCGCAATGACCGACAGCGAGCTGCACCTGAACATTGTCGAAGTTCGCAAGCCGGAAATGGATGCGCAACTGGTTGCCGAGAATATCGCCCAGCAGCTGGAACGCCGTGTTTCCTTCCGTCGCGCGATGAAGCGTTCGGTTCAAAACACCATGCGCATGGGGGCCCTGGGCATCCGTGTGAATGTTGCCGGTCGTCTTGGCGGTGCCGAGATTGCCCGTACCGAATGGTATCGTGAAGGTCGTGTGCCGCTGCACACCCTGCGCGCCGACATCGACTACGCACACGCAGAAGCGATGACTGCCTATGGCATCATCGGGATCAAGGTCTGGATCTTCAAAGGCGAGATCATGGAACACGATCCCCAAGCGCGTGACCGTAGGTTAGAGCAACTCCAGCAAGGCCCTGCACCTCGTGGTGCCGGCGGCCGTCGCTAAGGAGGTATTGAAAAATGCTACAGCCAAAGCGCACTAAATTTCGCAAAATGCACAAGGGCCGGATTCACGGTCAGGCCAAAGGCGGCTCGACCCTGAACTTTGGCACTTACGGTCTGAAAGCAGTGGAGCCTAACCGCATCACCGCCCGCCAGATCGAGGCAGCCCGTCGTGCAATGACCCGTCACATGAAACGTCAGGGCCGTGTCTGGATCCGTATCTTCCCCGATACCCCGGTCACATCAAAGCCGACCGAGGTTCGGATGGGTAAAGGTAAAGGTTCAGTTGATTTCTGGGCGGCCAAGGTCAAGCCGGGTCGTGTCATGTTTGAAATCGACGGTGTAACCGATGCCGTTGCACGCGAAGCCCTGCGTCTTGCTGCGATGAAACTGCCGGTGAAAACCCGCACGATCGTTCGCGAAGACTGGTAAAGTGGGGGCGGGGTGAACCCCGCCCTACGCGATAGTTTCAGACCCCCGCCGTTCATGGCGGGGGTTTGTATATATGAAGGGTTGCCATACACGCGAATCCTGCGTATACGGCCAACTTCACCACGCACTCCACCGGAATCAGGGTGACCCGACAGGGGGCCTTCTGGTGATGTTGAGAAAAAAGGAATAGGCGATGAACGCCCAGGAACTAAGAGACAAGACGCCTGACCAGCTGCAAGAAGAGCTGGCAAGCCTGAAGAAAGAAGCGTTTAACCTGCGCTTCCAGCAGGCCACCGGGCAACTGGAAAGCACTGCACGTATGCGGTCGGTTCGCCGTGACGCTGCCCGTGTTAAGACCATACTGAACGAAAAAGCTGCAGCCGCAGCTGCTGACGAATAGGAGCCTTTAGATATGCCCAAACGTATTCTCACAGGCACCGTAACAAGTGACCAGAACGAACAAACCGTAACGGTTTCGGTTGAACGTCGCTTTACACACCCTGTTCTGAAGAAAACCATTCGTAAGTCCAAGAAATACCGGGCTCACGATCCTAAGAACGAATTCAAGGTTGGCGATATAGTCCGCATTCAGGAATGTGCGCCAATTTCGAAGACGAAACGCTGGGAAGTGCTGGCCAGCTAGGTCCGTTACATTTCAGTTTAAACGAAACCCTGGGGACATAGGCAATGAAGCCCCCCAAAGGTCGGGAGAAACCACATGATCCAGATGCAAACTAATCTGGATGTTGCTGACAACAGCGGCGCTCGCCGTGTTCAGTGCATCAAGGTCCTGGGTGGTTCCAAGCGTAAGTACGCTTCCGTAGGCGACATCATCGTCGTCTCGGTCAAAGAAGCCATCCCGCGCGGCCGCGTGAAAAAAGGGGACGTCCGCAAGGCCGTCGTCGTACGCACCGCCAAAGAAGTCCGTCGTGAAGACGGCACAGCAATCCGGTTTGACCGCAATGCTGCAGTAATCCTGAACAATGCAAACGAGCCAATGGGCACCCGTATCTTCGGGCCAGTGGTTCGCGAGTTGCGCGCGAAGAACTTCATGAAGATCATCTCGCTTGCTCCGGAGGTTCTGTAACATGGCTGCAAAACTGAAAAAGGGCGACAAGGTCGTCGTGCTGGTCGGCAAAGACAAGGGTAAAGAGGGCGAGATCGCCTCTGTGAACCCCGCTGCCGGCAAAGCCATCGTGGACGGTCTGAACGTTTCGATCCGCCACGTTCGCCAGTCCCAGAACACACAGGGTGGCCGCGTCCCGCAAGCGATGCCGATCGACCTGTCCAATCTGGCGCTAGTTGATAGCAAAGGCAAACCGACCCGCGTTGGCTTCCGCATGGAAGACGGCAAGAAGGTTCGCTTTGCCAAAACAACAGGGGAGACTGTATAATGCTGGATGCTGCAAAATACACCCCGCGCTTAAAATCGGTATATAAAGATACCGTTCGTGCCGCGTTGAAAGAACAGTTCAACTACAAAAACGACATGATGATCCCCCGGCTCGACAAGATCGTGCTGAACATGGGCATCGGCGAAACTGTTAAAGACACCAAAAAGATTAAATCGGCCGAGGCTGAATTGACCGCGATTGCCGGCCAGAAGGTCGTCATCACACGGGCCAAGAAATCGGTTGCGTCCTTTCGGGTACGCGAAGATATGCCCATGGGTGTCAAGGTTACGCTGCGTGGCGACCGGATGTATGAATTTCTGGACCGCCTGATCACCATTGCAATGCCTCGCATCCGCGACTTTCGCGGTATTTCCGCCAAGTCGTTCGACGGCCGCGGCAACTATGCAATGGGCCTGAAAGAGCACATCGTATTCCCCGAAGTCGACTATGATAAAGTCGATGAAATCTGGGGAATGGACATCGTAATCGCGACCACCGCAAAGACTGATGCGGAAGGGGAGGCATTGTTGAAAGCACTCAACATGCCTTTCACAAGCTGAGCGCGGGGAGAGAGAGAACATGGCTAAAAAAGCAATGATCGAACGTGAACTGAAGCGTCAGAAGCTGGTAGCAAAATATGCTGCCAAGCGTGCTGCGCTGAAAGAGATCGTAAGAGACGAGAGTAAACCGATGGAAGAGCGCTTTAAGGCGACCCTGAAGCTTGCAAAACTGCCGCGTGATTCCTCGGCGACACGGTTGCACAACCGCTGTCAGCTGACGGGTCGTCCCCACGCTTACTATCGTAAGCTGAAGGTATCGCGGATCGCGTTGCGGGAACTTGGCAGTAATGGCCAGATCCCCGGCATGGTCAAATCGAGCTGGTAAGGGAGAGACGATATGAATGATCCTATCGGCGATATGCTTACCCGTATTCGGAACGCCCAAATGCGCGGTAAATCGACTGTTATCACTCCTGCCTCCAAGCTTCGTGCCTGGGTTCTGGACGTGCTGGCTGATGAAGGCTACATCCGTGGCTACGAGGAAATCACCGGGGCCGATGGCCATCCGGCGATTGAAATCAGCCTGAAATATTTCGATGGCACTCCTGTCATTCGCGAATTGAAGCGGGTTTCAACCCCCGGTCGTCGCGTTTACATGGGCGTCAAGGAGATCCCTTCGGTCCGTCAGGGCCTGGGTGTCTCGATTGTCTCCACACCCAAGGGTGTGATGTCGGATGCTGCTGCACGCAATGCCAATGTTGGCGGCGAAGTGCTCTGCACCGTATTCTAGGGGGACTGATATGTCGAGAATTGGTAAAAAAGCGGTCGACCTGCCAAGCGGTGTTAGCGCATCCTTGTCGGGGCAGACCATCGAAGTGAAGGGCCCGAAAGGCACCCTTAGCTTTACGGCAACCGACGATGTAACCATCACGATTGATGGCGAAACCGTCTCTGTCACCCCTCGCGGGTCGTCCAAACGGGCGCGCCAGCAGTGGGGCATGAGCCGCACTATGGTCGCCAATCTGGTGACCGGTGTCACGACCGGCTTCAAGAAAGAGCTGGAACTGAACGGTATCGGTTATCGTGCACAGTTGCAGGGCAACACCCTGAAGCTGACATTGGGTCTGTCGCATGACGTTGATTTCGCTATTCCCAGCGATGTGACGGTGACGGTTCCAAAGCAGACCGAGATCATTGTTGAGGGCATCGACCCGCAACGCGTTGGTCAGGTTGCTGCCGAAATTCGCGCTTGGCGTAAACCCGAGCCCTACAAGGGCAAAGGCATCAAGTATAAAGATGAATATATCTTCCGTAAGGAAGGTAAGAAGAAGTAAGGACCAAAGGCATGGCAAACAGCAAAAGAGACCTGTTTCTGAAACGCCGCCTGCGCGTTCGGAACAAACTGCGCAAAACCGCAGCAGGGCGTCCGCGCCTTTCGGTACACCGCAGCAACAAAAACATCAGCGTTCAGCTGATCGACGATGTAAACGGCGTCACACTGGCATCCGCTTCCACTATGGAAAAAGATCTGGGCGTGGTTGGCAAAAACAACGTCGAAGCAGCCGCCAAAATTGGCGCTGCGATTGCAGAACGCGCGAAAAAAGCCAAAGTGACCGAATGTTACTTCGACCGCGGCGGCTTCCTCTTTCATGGGAAGGTAAAGGCTTTGGCCGATGCTGCCCGTGAAGGCGGCCTCAAGTTTTAGGAGACGATCAGATGGCTAGAGATAACAATCGGGGTAATCGTCGCGATCGCGATGAAAATCCGGAATTCGCCGATCGTCTTGTTGCGATCAACCGGGTTTCCAAGACCGTAAAGGGTGGTAAGCGTTTTGGCTTTGCCGCACTTGTGGTTGTCGGTGACCAGAAGGGCCGCGTCGGCTTTGGCAAAGGGAAAGCCAAAGAAGTACCCGAAGCGATCCGCAAAGCAACGGAAGCTGCCAAACGTCAGCTGATCCGTGTGCCGCTGCGTGAAGGCCGGACATTGCACCACGACATGCAGGGCCGTCACGGCGCTGGCAAGGTTGTGATGCGCACAGCACCTGAAGGGACCGGTATTATTGCCGGTGGTCCGATGCGTGCCGTGTTTGAAATGCTGGGCGTTAAGGACGTTGTGGCCAAGTCGCTTGGCTCGCAAAACCCTTACAACATGATCCGCGCCACCATCGACGGGCTGAAAAAAGAATCCAGCCCCCGCAATGTGGCCCAGCGTCGTGGTAAAAAGGTTGCCGATATCCTTGGTAAACCTGCCGAAGCCCCTGCGGCTGACGCACAGGCAGAAGCATAAGGGAGCGGACAGATGGCTAAAACAATCGTTGTAAAGCAAATCGGTTCTCCGATCCGCCGCCCTGAAAAACAGCGTCAGACGCTGATTGGTCTGGGTCTGAACAAGATGCACAAAACCCGCGAGCTGAACGATACTCCAGCAATCCGCGGCATGGTCGCCAAGATCCCGCATCTGGTCGAGATCATCGAGGAACGCGGCTAGCGCCTCGATTTTCGATAGCAAGAAAAAGAAAACGCCTCGGGAGAACCCGTGGCGTTTTTTTCGTCGGGAAAACGGGTTGGAACGGCATTTGGCCAATTTCCGGTTGTTTCGCGGGCGAAACGGGTTACTGTTTGGCCAAGCCAATTAACCAAAATAACATTACAGGGCGCGCAAATGAAAACGAAAACACCTAACCTGACTGAAATGGGCGTAATGAATCCGGAACAGATTACCGACTATTCGGTTGTGCATGTTGCCGATGATATGGACGTCTTGAAGATCAATTATCGCCGCCCCAAGAATTCCTTTTTGCCCAAGCGCCGCCGATACGAGTTCAAACGGATGAGCAAACCCATGCCGGGGAACGAGTTGAAGGGGGAACAGGTGTTCCGTTACGAGATTTCACCCATTCTGGCTCGCGCCACGGCCGAGCTGGATTCGCTGTTGGCGGATCAAAAGCAATTGACCGCGACCAAACAAAGCCTTCAGCAGGAGTTGGCGGAGCTGAACAGCGAATTCAATGAACGCATTACGCATTTGTCCAAGATGGTCGACGCGCTGGACTGATCTGCTATAGGCAAATTTTTATTTGGCTTTGGCTCGGCTGTTTCCTGTTGTGCGTGAATGGGTATACTGCCCATCCGCGCAGAATCAGGAGAAACCGAAATGTCCTTTACACCGACTGAACAATTCAACGCCGTAATCGCCGCCATTGATGCAGTGAATGCCGAAGACCCTCGCAAGATCACGGTGGACGGCAAAGAATACCCCTATGAAACCGTCTATGCCGAGCGGATGACGGAAATGCTGGAGCGGATGTATCCGGATGCGTCCGAATTGCTGCGCATTGCTGCCCGCGCCCAGCATATCCGCCGCTGGCAGATCCCGCGCGACACCTATCCGCGCAATCGCGAGGGCTATCAGAAGTGGCGTCTGGAGATGCGCCAGCTGCATGCCGATCTGGTGGGCGGTATCATGCGTGAAAACGGCTATAGCGACGAGGATATCGCGCTGGTCGGGTCTTACTTGCGCAAAGAGCGGCTGAAACGCGAGGCAGATTCGCAGGCACTGGAAAATGTCGTCGATGTGGTGTTTCTGGCCTACTACTGGGATGAGTTCATCGCCAAATTCCCTCATTATGACGACGACAAACTGATCGACATTGTTGGCAAAACCCTGCGCAAAATGTCCAGCCACGGGCATCAGGCCGCTTTGGCGCTGGATATGCCGTCAAAAACCGCGAAAATCGTGATGGCAGCGGTTGAACGTGAGAAAGACACGCTGGCCGCAATGGCCGCACGCGAAGCGCAGTAGGTTTGGGTTGATCCCGCCGCCACTTGGGTCTATACGCGCCCGGTGGCGAGTCCTTTCGCCGCGAAATTCAACATTTGAGCCGTGGTTGGTCCTTTCGCTCGTGACCATATCCGGCAAGGAGAGAGCGATATGAAACTGAATGAACTGCGCGACAATCCCGGCGCAACAAAATCCCGCAAGCGTATCGGCCGTGGTCCCGGTTCGGGCACTGGTAAAACCGGTGGCCGTGGTATCAAAGGTCAGAAATCCCGTTCGGGTGTTGCGATCAAGGGTTTCGAGGGTGGCCAAATGCCCCTCTACCAACGTCTGCCAAAGCGTGGCTTCAACAGCCGTAACCGCAAAAGCTATGCCGTTGTGAACCTGAACATCCTGCAGAAATTCATCGACGCCAAGAAACTGGACGCCAAAAAGGCGATCACAGAAGAGGTTTTGCTGGAAGCCGGCGTTGTGCGCCGCATTCTGGACGGCGTGCGTATCCTTGCCAAAGGCGAGATCACGTCCAAGGTAAATCTGGAAGTGACCGGCGCATCCAAGGCCGCAATCGAGGCCGTTGAAAAGGCTGGCGGTAAACTGACGGTCAAAACTCCGGCAGCGGCGGCAGAATAAGCCTTGTGAGCAGGCCTGTGTCTGCTTACATAGAATTTATGTTTTCCAAGCGCCGCCAACCGGAGAACGGTTTGGCGGCGCTTTCATTAACAACGAGGCCCTAAATGGCATCTGCAGCAGAGCAAATGGCAGCAAACATGAGCTGGAGCGCCTTCGGTAAGGCGGGCGAGCTACGCAGCCGTATCCTATTCACCATCGGGTTGCTGATGGTTTATCGTCTTGGCACCTTTATTCCCGTCCCCGGGATTGATGGCGCCGCGTTGCGGGAATTCATGGAAGGGGCCGCAGCCGGCCTTGGGGGCATCTTGCAGATGTTCACCGGTGGCGCGCTTGGCCGGATGGGTATCTTTGCCCTCGGGATCATGCCTTACATCTCGGCTTCGATCATTGTTCAGCTGCTATCGGCCATGTGGCCACCACTGGAACAGTTGAAGAAAGAAGGCGAACAGGGCCGCAAGAAGATTAACCAATACACCCGTTACGGCACGGTTTTGCTGGCGACATTCCAGGCCTATGGTCTGGCAAAATCGCTGGAAGCCGGTGATCTGGTGACAAACCCGGGTCTGTATTTCGAAGCTGCAACCGTGATTACGCTGGTTGGCGGCACCATGTTCCTGATGTGGCTGGGTGAACAGATCACCGCACGCGGCATCGGTAACGGTATTTCGCTGATCATCTTTGTCGGTATTGTTGCCGAAATACCGGCAGCCCTTGCACAGTTTCTGGCACAGGGTCGTTCGGGCACAATCAGCCCCGGTGTGATTGTTGCGGTGATTGTGATGGTGGTTGCGGTGATTGCCTTTGTGGTGTTCATGGAGCGCGCCTTGCGCAAGATCCAC is a window encoding:
- the tuf gene encoding elongation factor Tu, encoding MAKEKFERTKPHVNIGTIGHVDHGKTTLTAAITKYFGDFKGYDEIDGAPEEKARGITISTAHVEYETETRHYAHVDCPGHADYVKNMITGAAQMDGAILVVNAADGPMPQTREHILLGRQVGIPYMVVYMNKVDQVDDEELLELVEMEIRELLSSYDYPGDDIPVIPGSALAALEGRDPEIGEESIKKLMAAIDEYIPTPERAVDQPFLMPIEDVFSISGRGTVVTGRIERGVINVGDEIEIVGIRDTSKTTCTGVEMFRKLLDRGEAGDNVGVLLRGIDRDGVERGQILCKPGSVTPHTKFEAEAYILTKDEGGRHTPFFANYRPQFYFRTTDVTGTVTLPEGTEMVMPGDNLKFEVELIAPIAMEDGLRFAIREGGRTVGAGVVSKIIE
- the rpsJ gene encoding 30S ribosomal protein S10; this translates as MQSQTIRIRLKAFDYRVLDASTQEIVNTAKRTGATVRGPIPMPNKIEKFTVLRGPHVDKKSREQFEIRTHKRLLDIVDPTPQTVDALMKLDLAAGVDVEIKV
- the rplC gene encoding 50S ribosomal protein L3 — protein: MRSGVIAKKMGMTRLFMEDGKQIPVTVLLLDNLQVVSNRTVEKDGYTAVQLGAGTAKAKRTSKAMRGHFAAAKVAPKRKIAEFRVSEDNLIGVGEEISADHYVEGQKVDVSGTSIGKGFAGAMKRHNFGGLRATHGVSISHRSHGSTGQCQDPGKVFKGKKMAGHMGAARVTTQNLEVVRTDADRGLIMVKGAVPGSKGGWVTIKDAVKKKLPEGVPFPAALKSAAVAEAPAEEQAEGSSEE
- the rplD gene encoding 50S ribosomal protein L4 — protein: MKLDVIKLDGKKSGSVDLGDEIFGLEPRADILHRVVRWQRNNAQAGTHKVKTRSEVSYSTKKIYRQKGTGGARHGARSAPIFRGGGVYKGPTPRSHGHELTKKFRKLGLRHALSAKATAGELVVIDTADLKDAKTSVLAKAIKELGWKRALVIDGAEVSENFAKAARNIEGLDILPSQGANVYDILKRDTLVLTKAGVEALEARLK
- a CDS encoding 50S ribosomal protein L23 is translated as MSAKAEHYDVIRKPIITEKATMASENNAVVFEVAIDANKPQIKEAVEALFGVKVKAVNTSITKGKVKRFRGQLGTRKDIKKAYVTLEEGNTIDVSTGL
- the rplB gene encoding 50S ribosomal protein L2; this translates as MALKSYKPTTPGQRGLVLIDRSELWKGRPVKALTEGLTKKGGRNNTGRITMRRKGGGAKRLYRIVDFKRNKMDVAATVERIEYDPNRTAFIALVKYEDGEQAYILAPQRLAVGDQVIASAKADVKPGNAMPFSGMPIGTIIHNIELKPGKGGQIARAAGTYAQFVGRDGGYAQIRLSSGELRMVRQECMATVGAVSNPDNSNQNFGKAGRNRHKGIRPSVRGVVMNPVDHPHGGGEGRTSGGRHPVSPWGKPTKGARTRNKKKASSSLIIRSRHAKKKGR
- the rpsS gene encoding 30S ribosomal protein S19; translation: MARSVWKGPFVDSYVLKKAEASKESGRNEVIKIWSRRSTILPQFVGLTFGVYNGRKHIPVNVSEDMIGQKFGEYAPTRTYYGHAADKKAKRK
- the rplV gene encoding 50S ribosomal protein L22; translation: MGKQKNARRVADNEAMAKVRMLRTSPQKLNLVAQMIRGKKVDKALSDLTFSKKRISDDVKKCLQSAIANAENNHNLDVDELIVAEAWVGKNLTMKRGRPRARGRFGKIIKPFAELTILVRQVEEQA